Genomic window (Synechococcus sp. LA31):
TCGGCGCTGGTTCGCGCCGATCTGGGCCAACCCGCCCCTGCTGATCTGCCGGAACTGGCCGAGCAGCTGCGCCAGCTCCAGGTGCGTGTTGAGCAGCTGGAGCGCCTGGCCGCCAGCAGCGTTGGCGCAGTGCCTGTAGATCCGATGTAGAAAGGACTCGTGTGGCTGTCGCGGCCTTGGTCGACTTGTCGAATCAGCGGGGAAACCGCAATGCACGCTTCACTGTGAATCTCACGCTGCACGAGTTGGTCACCTTCAAGGCGGCAGCAGAATCGGAGGGTCGCAGTTTGAGCAATCTCTGTTATCAGCTGATCCAGGCTTACCTAGAGCAGCGCGATCGCAGCAGCTAAGGAGCAATCGTGCGAGGTCAGCGGCGTCGCGGCTTGATCCGGCTTGGTTGGGGTGCCGATGCGCGCGAACCATGCAGATGCTGCACAACTGGGGATTCACCGAGCAGGCTGAGCGCTGGAACGGCCGGCTGGCGATGCTGGGCTTTGTGATTGGTGTGGCCACGGAATTACTCACCGGTGATGGTGTGCTCTCCCAGCTGCAGGCCCTCTGGCCCTAACCCTGCGCAGAACTGCAGCAGCACAGCTTCAGCCTGGGCATTGCTTGCTGGGATGGCCTCAGGCTGGTTCTGACCTCCGTGCGTGGAGCCGTGTGATGAATCACACCAACTGGGAGATCGGCGTGTCGGCCGACAGCCTCGATGAGCTGTTCAGCGGTGAGCAGGCCGGCATGAATCTGTGGTTTCTGGCCGGTTATGTGAAAGGCATTACCGATAGCCATGCCCTGCAGATCGGCGAGCGCCACATCGTGTTGGAGCCCGACGGTGAGCAGGGCTGGCGGCTGCGCTGTGCTGCGGGGGAGGAGCAGGCTGGATGAGCGCTTTGCCCACCACCACCGCCTGCTATCAACTGCGCATTACGGAGCTTCAGGTTCAGATTCAGAGCCTGCTCGAGCAGATGCGTGTTGGCTGTTGCACACCGCTTGAGGTGGAGCGGATTGGTTGCCAGATCCAGCCGCTCTATGCCGCCATCTGGGCCATGCATGCCGAGACCGACGCTTAATCGCCGTTGCCTCGCCATCCTCCTTGGCATGCCCAGCCCCTGGCGGCACTGCCGGCCGGTAGCGCCGCCGGGCTCAGCAGCGAGCAAGCTGCAGAGCGCCTGGCGCGCCTGGGGCCGAACCGCTTACCGCAGGCTGTGGCTCCCTCGCTGCTGCAGGTGCTGCTGCGCCAGTTCGTCAGCCCTCTGATCGCAGTGTTGCTGCTGGCGGCATTGCTGTCGTTGGCCGTGGGCGACCGCAAGGATGCCCTGTTCATCGCAGCGGTGCTGCTGCTCAATGCCCTGGTAGGAGGCCTGCAGGAGTGGAGAGCGGAGCGCCGCAGCCATGCCCTCCGCCAGCTGCTCAAGGTGCAGGCGCTGGTGTTGCGTGATGGCGAGGCGGCGCTGCGCGATGCCGAAACCCTTGTGGTGGGTGATGCGGTGTGGCTGGAGAGCGGCCAAGTGGTGCCGGCGGATCTGCGCCTGCTGCGCAGCCACAACCTCGAACTCGATGAATCGCTGCTCAGCGGTGAATCGTTGCCGGTCGCCAAGCAGGCCGATGCCGCGCTCCTGCCTGAGACCCCTTTGGCGGAGCGAAGCACCATGGCCCATGCCGGATCTTCGGTGGCCCGCGGCCGTGGGCTGGGGCTGGTGGTAGCAACCGGCCAGGCCACGCAGGTGGGCCGGCTGGCCATCGATCTGCAAACAATCCCGCCCGGGCGGCCGCCGCTGTTGCAGCGCATGGATCGCTTCAGCCGCAGCATCGGCCTGGTGGTGGCCGCCGCTGCGTTTCTGGTGGGTTGGTTGGCCATGGTGCGCGGTGGGCTGGATCGTCTCGACGCCCTTCTCTTTGCGGTGGCGCTGGCGGTGTCGGCGATTCCAGAGGGCTTGCCGGTGGCCCTCACGGTGGCGCTGGCGGTGGCCAGCCATCGCATGGCCCAGCGCCAGGTGATCGTGCGCCGGCTACCAGCGGTGGAAGGCCTCGGCAGCTGCACCCTGATCGCCAGCGACAAAACAGGCACGCTCACCTGCAATGAGCTCTCGGTGCGGCGGGTGCTGCTGCCAGATGGGCGGGAGCTTGGATTGGGGGATGAGCCGCCGGCGGCGCCACAGCTGGCTCTGCTGCAGCGAATGGCACGGGTGGCGGTGCTCTGCAATGAAGCGGATCTGCATCACCGCGATGGTCGCTGGCAGGGGCGCGGTGATCCCACCGATGTGGCGCTGCTGCAGTTCGCTCTGAAGCTTGGTTGGAGCCGGGAGCAGGCACTGTTGGCCGAACCGCAGTGTGATGGGGTTCCGTTTGAACCGGAACACCGCTTTGCCGCCAGCTTCCATGCCCGGGCTGATGGCCAGCTCAGCGTGCTTGTGAAGGGAGCCCCTGAGCGGGTGCTGCCGATGTGCGGTCTGGAGGCAACCGGCGCGGCGCCACTGGCCGGTGCCGGGCTGCGGGTGCTGGCCCTGGCAGAGGGTGTTTGCCCTGAACCTTTGGCTGAGCCCTCCGGTCTGCGGTTTCTGGGCCTGGTGGGCCTGCAGGATCCTCTGCGGCCGGGGGTTTGCCAGGCGATCGAGCGCTGCCATCAGGCCGGCATCCGCGTGTGGATGATCACCGGCGACCACCCCACCACAGCCGCCGCCATCGGCCGCGAGCTGGGCCTGCTGCAGAGCGCCGATGCCGTAGTGGAGGGCCATGAACTCGACCAGGCCAGTGAGCGGCAGCTCCAGCGCCTAGTGGCTAGCCGCTGTGTGTTCGCCCGGATGGCGCCGCATCAGAAGTTGCAGCTGGTGCAGGCGGCGCAGCGGGCTGGCCACTTTGTGGCTGTGACGGGCGATGGCGTGAATGATGCGCCCGCTCTCCGGGCGGCCCAGATCGGCATCGCGATGGGTCGCAGCGGCACCGATGTGGCGCGTGAGGCTGCCGATCTGGTGCTGGCCGACGATGGCTTTCCCTCGATCGTGGCCGGCATTGAGGAGGGTCGGATTGCTTACGCCAATGTGCGCAAGGTGATTGCCTTGCTGGTGTCGTCGGGGGCGGCAGAGATCGTTTTGATCGCCCTGGCTGTGGCCTGGGGCTTGCCATTGCCGCTGCTGCCGGTGCAGCTGCTGTGGCTGAATCTGGTGACCAACGGCATTCAAGATGTGGCCCTGGCGTTTGAACCGGCCGAGGGCGATGTGCTGGGCCAGCGGCCGAGACCGCCTGCCGAGCCGGTGTTTGAGGCACTGATGCGCCAGCGCACCCTGCTCGCCGCGGTGGTGATGGGTGTGGTCGGCTTTGGTCTCTACGAGCAGTTGCTGGCCAGGGGCTGGCCGCTCGAGCTGGCCCGCAACGCGCTGCTGCTGCAGATGGTGCTGTTTGAAAACATGCAGATCGGCAACTGCCGCTTGGAGCACTGCTCGGTGTTGGCCAGTTCGCCGTTGCGCTCCCCTTTGTTGTTGGCGGGCACCGCGGCGGCCTTTGCGTTGCATGTGGTCATGATGCATTGGCCACTGGGGCAGAGCCTGCTGGGCACGGCACCGCTACCGCCCCAGCAGTGGCTCGTGGAGCTGGGCTTGAGCCTCAGTGTGCTGCTGGCGGTCGAGATCCAGAAAGCGCTCCGCCGCCACCACGCTCCAGCGAGCTTTCCAGCAGGTAGGCGGCCAGGTTGCTGATCGAGCGGCCCTCGCAGCTGCTGCGCAGCACCAGGGCTTCCATGGTGGATTGAGCCACGGTGATGGTGAGGCGGTGGCTGGAGCGGAAGGCGCTGGGGCCCATCGGAAGGTCCGTAAGGATTGCTTAAGGATTCACTGTTTGTGGCTCTGTTGTCTAGTTCCTGTTTCTGGGACTCCTGATTAGGGGTGGCTAGTGGTAGCTGGATGTGGGTCTATGGCTTTTATGCAGATCCTGAATAAGCGCCCGATGAATGGTTCGTGTTTTCAAGATGTGTTGGTAATCTGATCTCTTCATTGCACAGTTGGCGGTGTTTGGCTCCGGCGTCGTGGTTCTTGACGACCACCGCATGGTG
Coding sequences:
- a CDS encoding chlorophyll a/b-binding protein, translated to MQMLHNWGFTEQAERWNGRLAMLGFVIGVATELLTGDGVLSQLQALWP
- a CDS encoding HAD-IC family P-type ATPase, with protein sequence MPRHPPWHAQPLAALPAGSAAGLSSEQAAERLARLGPNRLPQAVAPSLLQVLLRQFVSPLIAVLLLAALLSLAVGDRKDALFIAAVLLLNALVGGLQEWRAERRSHALRQLLKVQALVLRDGEAALRDAETLVVGDAVWLESGQVVPADLRLLRSHNLELDESLLSGESLPVAKQADAALLPETPLAERSTMAHAGSSVARGRGLGLVVATGQATQVGRLAIDLQTIPPGRPPLLQRMDRFSRSIGLVVAAAAFLVGWLAMVRGGLDRLDALLFAVALAVSAIPEGLPVALTVALAVASHRMAQRQVIVRRLPAVEGLGSCTLIASDKTGTLTCNELSVRRVLLPDGRELGLGDEPPAAPQLALLQRMARVAVLCNEADLHHRDGRWQGRGDPTDVALLQFALKLGWSREQALLAEPQCDGVPFEPEHRFAASFHARADGQLSVLVKGAPERVLPMCGLEATGAAPLAGAGLRVLALAEGVCPEPLAEPSGLRFLGLVGLQDPLRPGVCQAIERCHQAGIRVWMITGDHPTTAAAIGRELGLLQSADAVVEGHELDQASERQLQRLVASRCVFARMAPHQKLQLVQAAQRAGHFVAVTGDGVNDAPALRAAQIGIAMGRSGTDVAREAADLVLADDGFPSIVAGIEEGRIAYANVRKVIALLVSSGAAEIVLIALAVAWGLPLPLLPVQLLWLNLVTNGIQDVALAFEPAEGDVLGQRPRPPAEPVFEALMRQRTLLAAVVMGVVGFGLYEQLLARGWPLELARNALLLQMVLFENMQIGNCRLEHCSVLASSPLRSPLLLAGTAAAFALHVVMMHWPLGQSLLGTAPLPPQQWLVELGLSLSVLLAVEIQKALRRHHAPASFPAGRRPGC